A part of Hippopotamus amphibius kiboko isolate mHipAmp2 chromosome 16, mHipAmp2.hap2, whole genome shotgun sequence genomic DNA contains:
- the LOC130838173 gene encoding olfactory receptor 49-like, with the protein MSGPAAFTDPTPRPGPAANRTPVLEFVLSGLTDVRALQLLLFAVLLVTYVLTLLGNLLILTLTLADRRLATPMYDFLRHCSLLEVGFTSTVTPQVLVHLLTGRGTISRARCFVQTGLYFILGPAETLLLKVMSVDRYLAICRPLRYPALVSARLCPVLVLACWGGSFLFLTAPCVWMFSLPFCGPNVLDHFFCDTTPSLELVCADTRPLQLVSFLVAVCALAGALAVTSVSDGCITGTVLHLPSSGGHGKAFSTCSSHILVVSLSCGSCPLMYLRPRQTGRLELNKAVAFFSTIVSPLLSPFVYCLRNELVQKVSRDLLIKGERFSAAKKLRV; encoded by the exons ATGAGCG GCCCTGCTGCCTTCACAGACCCGACCCCCCGACCGGGCCCCGCGGCCAACCGCACGCCCGTGCTGGAGTTTGTGCTCTCGGGGCTCACCGATGTGCGGGcgctccagctcctcctctttGCTGTGCTCCTGGTCACCTACGTGCTGACCCTCCTGGGGAACCTGCTCATCCTCACCTTGACCCTGGCCGACCGCCGCCTGGCCACCCCGATGTACGACTTCCTGCGGCACTGCTCGCTGCTGGAGGTGGGCTTCACCTCCACCGTCACCCCCCAGGTGCTGGTCCACCTCCTCACTGGACGCGGGACCATCTCCCGAGCCAGATGCTTCGTCCAGACGGGGCTCTACTTCATCCTGGGCCCCGCAGAGACACTGCTGCTGAAGGTGATGTCCGTGGACCGCTACCTGGCCATCTGTCGGCCGCTGCGGTACCCGGCCCTCGTGAGCGCGCGGCTCTGCCCCGTCCTCGTGCTGGCCTGCTGGGGGGGCAGCTTCCTCTTCCTCACGGCGCCCTGCGTCTGGATGTTCTCCCTCCCCTTCTGTGGCCCCAACGTCCTCGATCACTTCTTCTGCGACACCACGCCCTCGCTGGAGCTGGTGTGTGCAGACACCAGGCCCCTGCAGCTGGTGTCCTTCCTGGTGGCCGTGTGCGCCCTGGCCGGCGCTTTGGCGGTGACCAGCGTGTCCGACGGCTGCATCACTGGCACCGTCCTGCACCTGCCTTCATCAGGGGGCCACGgcaaggccttctccacctgctcctcccacatCCTGGTGGTCTCCCTCAGCTGCGGGAGCTGCCCCCTCATGTACCTGAGACCCAGGCAGACAGGGCGGCTGGAGCTCAACAAAGCGGTCGCTTTCTTCAGCACCATCGTGTCACCCCTGCTGAGCCCCTTCGTCTACTGCCTGAGGAATGAGCTGGTCCAGAAAGTTAGCAGGGATTTGCTGATCAAGGGGGAGAGGTTTTCTGCTGCTAAGAAACTCAGGGTATAA